The stretch of DNA TGATTTCAAAGGTGAAATGATTTATGATACAAACGGTAATTATAAATCTGTAGAGATATCAAAATCTAACGCTGATCCAAATAATCAAGATAAAACAGATAATCAAGTAGATGCAATTTCTGGCGCAACAATTACAGGTAATGGTGTTGGTGCAATGTTGAAAAAAGGAATTAGCTTATACTTGCCTTATTTTGAAACCTTAAAAAAATAAACTATGGCAGATACTAAACAAACAGAAAAAGAGCCATTGTTCTCTAAAAAAAATGTTGGACTTGTAAAAGATCCATTGTTCGACAATAACCCTATTACTGTTCAGGTATTAGGTATTTGTTCTGCTTTAGCAATTACGGCAGAATTAAAAGCATCTGTAATTATGGCGTTATCAGTAATGTTCGTATTGGCAATGGGTAACGTAGTAATTTCATTAATGCGTAATATCATTCCTGGAGCTATACGTATTATTGCGCAACTAGTAGTGGTAGCAGCTTTAGTAATTATTGTTGACTTAACTTTGAAGGCTTTTGTGCCCGATTTAGCTAAAAAATTATCAGTATTCGTTGGTTTAATTATTACGAACTGTATCATCATGGGACGCTTTGAAGCATTCGCTTTAGGTAACACACCTTGGAAATCATTCTTAGATGGTATTGGTAATGCAGCTGGTTACGGATTAATTTTAGTAATCGTTGGTTTTTTCCGCGAATTGTTAGGTTCTGGAAAACTATTCGGATTTGAAGTATTAGGAAATCCAGTTGAAAAAACAGGTTTGTATGCTATCGGATACGAAAACAATGGTTTCATGTTATTAGCGCCTATGGCCTTAATTACTTTAGGATTAATCATTGGTTTCCAACGTTCAAGAAATAAAAGTTTAATCGAAGAAACACACTAAGAAATGGAATTATTACAATTATTTTTAAAGTCAATTTTTATTGATAATATGGTATTCGCTACATTCTTAGGAATGTGTTCTTACTTAGCGGTTTCTAAAAAAGTATCTACAGCTGTAGGACTTGGTGCTGCGGTAATTTTTGTTATGTTCGTAACCGTACCATTAAACTATTTATTAGATCAATATTTACTTCGCCCGGGAGCTTTAGCTTGGTTAGGTGAAGAATATGCAGAGTACGATTTAAGTTTCTTAACTTTCATTTTATTTATTGCTACTATTGCTACAATGGTACAATTAGTAGAAATGATTGTTGAAAAATTTGCTCCTGCTTTATATAACTCATTAGGTATTTTCTTACCGTTAATTGCTGTAAACTGTGCTATCTTAGGTGGTTCATTATTCATGCAACAAAGAGAGTTTGGAAATATTGTTGAAGCTACTGTTTATGGTGTAGGTTCAGGTATTGGATGGTTTTTAGCAATTTTAGCTATCGCTGCAATTCGCGAAAAAATCAGATATTCAAATGTACCACCTGCTTTCCGTGGATTAGGAATTACTTTCATTTTAACTGGATTAATGGCTATCGGATTTATGTCATTCGGTGGTATGTTAACAGGTGGAGATGAAGCTCCTAAAAAAGAAGTAGTTGAAAATGTTGCTCCTGTTGAAGTAAAAGAAGAAATTCCTGCTGAACCAGTAATTGATTCTACAGCAGTTGAAACAGTAAAAGATTCATTAACAACTGAAATAGCACAAAATTAATTATGATAGCATTAGAAGTAAGTACTGCGGGATTAATTACAACAACCGTAATTTCGTTTTTAGTTTTATTATTGGTTTTGGTTGCTGTTATTTTGTTTGCAAAAGCAAAATTAGTTCCATCAGGACCTGTTAAGATTAAAATTAATGGAGATGAAGAAATAGAAGTTGGATCAGGAAGTTCATTATTATCTACATTAGGAGGAGCAAAAATTTTCTTGCCTTCTGCTTGTGGTGGTGGTGGAACTTGTATCCAATGTAAATGTAAAGTTCTTTCAGGAGGTGGTGAGGCGTTACCAACAGAAACACCACACTTTAATAGAAAAGAACTTGCTGAAGGTTGGCGTTTAGGATGTCAAGTTAAGGTAAAAGGAGATATGACTATCGAAGTTCCAGAGGAAGTATTTGGAATTAAAAAATTCGAAGCTAAAGTATTCTCGAACTACAACGTGGCATCATTTATTAAGGAGTTCGTTGTAGAATTACCTGAAGATATGCACTATGAGCCAGGTGGATATATCCAAATTGAAATTCCAGCTTGTGAAATTAAATATTCTGATATTGATATTACAGCACATCCAGTTGAACACCCAGGTGAACCTGAAAAATTCAAAATGGAGTGGGATAAATTCAATTTGTGGCCATTAGTTATGAAAAATGACGATACAGTTGAGCGAGCTTATTCAATGGCTTCTTACCCAGCTGAAGGTCGTAAAATTATGTTAAACGTTCGTGTTGCTACTCCACCATGGGATAGAAATATTAACGGATGGATGAAAGTTAATCCAGGTATTGCATCATCTTATATTTTCTCAAGGAAAGCTGGTGATCCTGTAACAGTTTCTGGACCTTACGGTGAATTCTTCATCAACGAGTCTGATGCAGAAATGTTATACATCGGTGGTGGAGCAGGTATGGCGCCAATGCGTTCGCACCTTTACCACTTATTCCGCACAGTTAAAACTGGAAGAAAAGTAACTTATTGGTACGGAGGGCGTTCTAAACGTGAATTATTTTATGTAGATCATTTTAGAGCTTTAGAAAAAGACTTCCCTAACTTCAAATTCCATATTGCATTATCTGAACCTTTACCAGAAGACAACTGGAAAGTGAAAGATGGTCCAAATGGAGAAGGTGATGGATTTGTAGGATTTATTCACAATGTGGTAATTGAAAATCACTTGAAAAACCACGAGTCTCCTGAAGATATTGAATTCTATTTCTGTGGACCACCAATGATGAACAACGCAGTTGTAAAAATGTGTGACGATTGGGGTGTGCCAAAAGAAAATGTTCGTTTCGACGACTTTGGAGGATAAACCAATTCAAAATAAAACCAAAAAACCGATTCAATTTGAATCGGTTTTTTTATTACTACTTCTACAAATGTTTAACTTTGTATTATGGAAGAACTAAGTTTACAAGAATTGCATCAAATAGCTATGAACCATGTAGGTAAAGATTTAGAATCGAAAGGTTTTGAGTTTATTGCAATTAATAGTCAATTAAAAAAGCATCCACAATTTATTTGTGTAGATAAAAAGAATACTTTACATTTTGTAATGATTCAAGCTGTTCAATATCCTGAAAATCCTCAAGAATATGATGTTATTTTCATGGAGACTTTTTTAAAGCACGCAAAAGAGAAAAAGCGAAAGTTCTGTTTGCTGGTGTAGGTATTGCAAATGCAGAAAATTTTGAACTTCCTGTTTACAAAACTTCCGATTATATTATAAATTATGATGGCTTTAAAGAATTATTATAAGGTTTTAGTAGTATTGTTTGTTGTTGCTTGTCAAAGAGAAAAAAAAGAAGATTTTTTTATCATTCAAGGAGAAGCACAAGGAAGTACTTATTCTATTAAATATATTGCAACAGAAGAATTGGTTTCTAAAAAAGATATTGATTCTTTATTAACAGAGTTTGATAATTCATTATCCACTTATAAACCTTCTTCTAGTATATCAAAAATAAATAATGGTGATACTACAGTTGTAGTTAATGACTGGTTTGTGGATACTTATAAAGCATCACAAAAAATTTA from Flavobacterium haoranii encodes:
- a CDS encoding NADH:ubiquinone reductase (Na(+)-transporting) subunit D, which gives rise to MADTKQTEKEPLFSKKNVGLVKDPLFDNNPITVQVLGICSALAITAELKASVIMALSVMFVLAMGNVVISLMRNIIPGAIRIIAQLVVVAALVIIVDLTLKAFVPDLAKKLSVFVGLIITNCIIMGRFEAFALGNTPWKSFLDGIGNAAGYGLILVIVGFFRELLGSGKLFGFEVLGNPVEKTGLYAIGYENNGFMLLAPMALITLGLIIGFQRSRNKSLIEETH
- the nqrE gene encoding NADH:ubiquinone reductase (Na(+)-transporting) subunit E, which gives rise to MELLQLFLKSIFIDNMVFATFLGMCSYLAVSKKVSTAVGLGAAVIFVMFVTVPLNYLLDQYLLRPGALAWLGEEYAEYDLSFLTFILFIATIATMVQLVEMIVEKFAPALYNSLGIFLPLIAVNCAILGGSLFMQQREFGNIVEATVYGVGSGIGWFLAILAIAAIREKIRYSNVPPAFRGLGITFILTGLMAIGFMSFGGMLTGGDEAPKKEVVENVAPVEVKEEIPAEPVIDSTAVETVKDSLTTEIAQN
- the nqrF gene encoding NADH:ubiquinone reductase (Na(+)-transporting) subunit F, which translates into the protein MIALEVSTAGLITTTVISFLVLLLVLVAVILFAKAKLVPSGPVKIKINGDEEIEVGSGSSLLSTLGGAKIFLPSACGGGGTCIQCKCKVLSGGGEALPTETPHFNRKELAEGWRLGCQVKVKGDMTIEVPEEVFGIKKFEAKVFSNYNVASFIKEFVVELPEDMHYEPGGYIQIEIPACEIKYSDIDITAHPVEHPGEPEKFKMEWDKFNLWPLVMKNDDTVERAYSMASYPAEGRKIMLNVRVATPPWDRNINGWMKVNPGIASSYIFSRKAGDPVTVSGPYGEFFINESDAEMLYIGGGAGMAPMRSHLYHLFRTVKTGRKVTYWYGGRSKRELFYVDHFRALEKDFPNFKFHIALSEPLPEDNWKVKDGPNGEGDGFVGFIHNVVIENHLKNHESPEDIEFYFCGPPMMNNAVVKMCDDWGVPKENVRFDDFGG
- a CDS encoding Na(+)-translocating NADH-quinone reductase subunit F; this encodes MEELSLQELHQIAMNHVGKDLESKGFEFIAINSQLKKHPQFICVDKKNTLHFVMIQAVQYPENPQEYDVIFMETFLKHAKEKKRKFCLLV